Within Topomyia yanbarensis strain Yona2022 chromosome 2, ASM3024719v1, whole genome shotgun sequence, the genomic segment ATCGTGTGAAATTAATCGAATAAATTATCGTGTGAAATAAATTGCACACATTTTCTTTGCATCATTCAAACCGAGTAACTTCAACCCTGTGAGAAAGCCCTTCAGAAAGAGATAGAAAACATTTGAGAAAGCGAGGCATAACCTCACTTTCGGAACGTAAACAGTAATCATCTGTTGCGCTGCATGGTGCTTATCAATCTTTATTTCGCCGGTCGGAGTATCGTTCGTGCGCGTAATGTCGAcggtttataaaaatatatgtcTGTATAGTGAAAAGTGTTTAGAATAGTTTTTTTGTGTGATCATCACTTCTGATTTTTGTTTAGTTTGTGCATAAACGAAGACCTGTGCTAAAGTGTTTCTCGTCCGGACTGTCTTGAAGCAAGTAAAAACCTGGTGAGTGATTCTATAGATCGTTAGCAGCTATCATCAAATCGCACCGATTTGCCCACTTTGATCAAGTCTTCTCCCTCAATTTGCCCTTGATGTTCCAGATTAAGCTCCTCGTTTGAGTGGTACATCTTTTTAATTTCCTCATCCGGGATGATCGGCGACGGACAGTCATGGCTATCGGAACAAACCAGAGCAGAGGGTTCCATTCGTTCAGCATCATCCTCGAAACTGAATCCCTGCAATCGTTTGTCATCCTCCCTAGTATCAGATTTATCTGTTGAAGCATATCGCTTACAGTCTTCTTCGGTCGCTTTTCGGAGATCGTCCTTCAAATGGCCTGTCTCCAACAGGTAGCTTTGGACCGTCGCGATGGCTTCAGCGAAAAACATTTCTGGGTGGGCTTGCATGTACCGATGCACGTACAAATCTGCGCTTACAATCTTGAAACGGTGAGCATGAACGATGATGGTTGTTCCGATAAAGAAATCTTTGGCCGTGTAGTATTCCGGTTCATTCGGATCACAATCTGGTTTCCACACTTTGGTAGCTGCAAGAAAGCGTCCCCCTTGAATTCCAGAGTTGCGAATTTTGGATTCCATAATTGAAATTGTTCCGTCTGCTAGCGAAAGGCTGAGAACAAATTGACGGATCTTATCCTCCGGGTGGGCGGTATCCAGCACGCAACCATAGCGAAGATACTTGTTCATATTGATCAAGTAGGTAATCACGTCCTTCCGTGGACTTTTGGGTATCAGACTATGGTAGGAGGCAAGGGAATCCTCCGGAGTTCCCAGTCCCAGATAGGTAGGAAGTTCGACCCTtggtgtgtgcgtgtgtggtCTGTCCAGGCAAACCTTATCAGGTTGaacgattttcaaaatttgctcGTAATAATTGCGTGTGAATAGATCGCAGTCCAGGAGGAGAAATTTGCGACCGTACACGAAAATGGTTTCACCGACGAGGAAATCTTTTGGGGAGTAGTACTGGGACACCTCCGCGTCCGAGAGCTCTAGACAGATAGCGGGgtacgttactgaaaaaagGAGTGATGAGAATAGATTAATGTCGCAGCGATGCATGGTGTTCGGTTTTGTTTGTTTGAATTTGTTTACAATATAATAAAGAGCTGAATGAATTTAAATAAATTGGTGGTTTATGCTGAAAGTTGATGAtctgacattttttttattgtcgtCGGTGCAACTAAGCATATCGGAACAAATTGAATCTAGGTGGTAAATTTGAATAAACgcattgaattgatttttataaaccTAACTCTGTTCGTTAGTTCAAAAATAATATTGCTCACAACTTACCAGGCTTCTCCTTCCAATTTTTCGGTAGTTTCTGCTTCCGAAGCAGCATCGGAAAGTAGTCTCGTCCCACCTGATTCTCCTTCAACTCCTTAATGGACACAGTATCATCTTCCAGGTAGTAGAACAGTTTGTAGGTCATTCTTTCGCCACCAGGTCGATCTGATTCGTCCAGAAGACAATCAAAGCTGAAAAATGAAATAGAATTACTTTCTGGTATCTCACACTGTACTAGAGTCACTTACTGCAGCACTTTTCCCTGATGCTCGAGGTACTTTCGCAGTTTATCCTCCGCCGCCACGTACATCTTGTGATGTCTGAAATTCTGCCGGACACTGACCGATCGCTCGTTCATTGCCGGGTCCGGTGGGGGAAACTCCATCTCGTTCAGTTCAATGCCATTGCTGAGTAGAAACTCCTTCGTGAACGGATCGCAGTCCGTTGTGTGGAACACGTACCCATGAATTTCCAAATCGATTCCGATGTTCAAATCTTTCCAGCTGTACGTATCCCCAAGACAATTCTTCTCTATCTTTCCGCGTCGAACCAGACGGCCCTGGGAAAAGCCACAGTTTTCGATAACCGGTTCCAGCACTGTCATTGTGTCGTCCTCCAGGAAGTACAGAATGTTTACGTGCCGAACGCGGAACGTTTCCTTCGCTGATTCGGGTACAGCTTGTCGGAAGAATGCGTTAAACCGTAGCGTTTTTCGATCGTACAGCACAAAGTGCGGTCGGTATGGCTTCGCAGGGGGTTTCTGCACCCGACCGTACGTTAGGATCGGATCGTATAGGACGGTGTCATTCTCGTCGGTGCAGTAGTAGATGGAGTCTTCATTTAGTTGTTCTCCTCCGAGACCGCAAATCGGTTTCTCCGGAATTGGATAGCCGTTACGATACTTGAAGCACTGTGGCACGTGATGTTTTTGGCGTAATCGGTTGGCGAAATCTAAACCCGGAAGCTTGGGAAGCCCTTCCATTGTGgtggattttttttggaaagttacgggtatttttttttgggaaaatcggAATAATGATTATTAATGGTTTTgctgaaaaataaacaaactgcaGCAGTATCACGTTGCTAGGGAAAGTGTTAGGAGCTGGTAGCCGGGCGTCCGGACGCCCAATGTTGGAAGTGTGTGTTGATGCCATAGCTACCACAGCATACGGTAAAGTAATGATAATGTAATTATGTATTTGTTGCGCTTGTTGATAAGGCAAATATCTTACTCGCCCATCgattaatatatttttaatctTGCACTATTCTGAAATTCTTGTTATTTTCGGTTTTGTATCAACTTCTTTAATTGTGTATTCATGGAACTGAAGcatacttttaaaatatttattattcaaataaattcactaatttttttaatttttttcagcaaAACATGTTCCGTGTTCCGAATAAAGCAATATTGTGCAACGGTTATGCTTGTTCCTTTGTGAAGCGGAGATTGACTGACATCTCCAAACTAAGGTAAGCATAAATGTTTCGATATTCTTTATATTTAAGGTCACTGTTTTGGAAATTCTTCGGTTTGTTAAgaatttgttcaacgcattttaTAATAGTAAGGGTCGATTTCTTTGGCCAGGCTTTActtttaaactacttttgacAGTTCATTGAACATAGTTTTGTAAGTAAAGTATGGAATCCGTTTAACCTTTTCGAAATACTAACCAAATTACTAAATTCAGTTTATttgattaataattaaattttcaatGTAGGCTTATAGAACTTGTGCAAATAATGTGAATTAAACATAACATAGCAACCATGAGCATATTAACTGGAGTTATATATTTAATATTTGTATTAATAATACTACAGATCTTGTTTCGGTAGATCTTGTTGGGCTTGAACCGCAGCGTTAGTTGGTTCTTAGGTTCGTCGTTGAGGTGTTGAGCTCCGGGATGAAAGCGCCTAGCCAGGGCCGTGGGAGAGTCTACCCAGCATCAAGTCTGGGTGTGTTTGTGGGCCCACTGAACGATGCATCGATGGTGGTGGGTGACATAGCAATTTGCGGTTTGTAGAGGggccactcaagaacttcctcagCACCCGTTTCGTATGTGGCGGACAGCCCGATGAGCGATCATTGTTGATGGGCTGGAAGGTTTTGATGGTCGAAGGGCCGCTGGAGTACCTCCCCAGCAAGTGGTGTAGTGCCTCGTTTGCTAGTGTTTCTTGAATCGAGGAGGGCAATTTGTGGTGTCGTCGTAGATTTTCGAATTCCCGGCCGTTTTTGAGTAAGTGCTCCACTGTGAGTCTTGCGTTGGAAGTCCTGCATACTGGAGGGTTGACGCGAGTGATGGTGAGCATGAGTCATCCTGCTCACTGCATCCTCCTTGTTCTATTCGGTTTTCGTGGTCTGTCCACTTATCGAGGTCTCCCTTTACTTTCTGAGGTTAACTTCGAAACTTCCTCCAGTGAGTGATGAAGTGCTCAAAGGTCTTCGCCTTGAATTGCCTAAAGATGTAGGATGACGGAACCTCATTAGAAAATAGGGCGCGAGAGTGGCGCACGAGCGCGGCCAAGCGGTCAGCATCCTTGTTGCCGCGGAATCCACAGTGCCCGGAAACCCAGAATATGGTTGCCTTATGGCTTGGACGTAGGGGTGCTTGGACTACTCTGATTCCAGCGCCTTGTTGACCGAGAGGGAATCGGAGAAAATCAGTGTTGGGGTGTCTTCAGGTTTGTTGGTAACTGCAGTGGCGCTGGCGGTTTCTGCGAAGAACACTGAGCATACGAAGGGTAGGCGACCCTCACACACGCGCCCACGCACTCGCCGAGTTTCGAGCCGTCGGTGTAGATGTGCAGATGATTTGAGTATTTGTGTTCGGCCATCTGGAGAAACTTGGGTCTAACAGCACGGGGAGGATCGCCTTCTCTGGTGGATACAGCCAGACTGATGTCTAAGTTGTCGACCCGATGTAGCTGTGCGACTAAAAAGGAGGTCATCGGCAAGCGTGGTATGTATGTTAGTGGCTGACTATAGCTGATGGTATTCATCACCAGATTTTTTTCTAGGAACCCAGCTGCTCGTCTTAGAACGGTGTCGCGAGCTGATGGTGCGGACAAGTCG encodes:
- the LOC131684848 gene encoding EF-hand domain-containing protein 1-like, which codes for MEGLPKLPGLDFANRLRQKHHVPQCFKYRNGYPIPEKPICGLGGEQLNEDSIYYCTDENDTVLYDPILTYGRVQKPPAKPYRPHFVLYDRKTLRFNAFFRQAVPESAKETFRVRHVNILYFLEDDTMTVLEPVIENCGFSQGRLVRRGKIEKNCLGDTYSWKDLNIGIDLEIHGYVFHTTDCDPFTKEFLLSNGIELNEMEFPPPDPAMNERSVSVRQNFRHHKMYVAAEDKLRKYLEHQGKVLHFDCLLDESDRPGGERMTYKLFYYLEDDTVSIKELKENQVGRDYFPMLLRKQKLPKNWKEKPVTYPAICLELSDAEVSQYYSPKDFLVGETIFVYGRKFLLLDCDLFTRNYYEQILKIVQPDKVCLDRPHTHTPRVELPTYLGLGTPEDSLASYHSLIPKSPRKDVITYLINMNKYLRYGCVLDTAHPEDKIRQFVLSLSLADGTISIMESKIRNSGIQGGRFLAATKVWKPDCDPNEPEYYTAKDFFIGTTIIVHAHRFKIVSADLYVHRYMQAHPEMFFAEAIATVQSYLLETGHLKDDLRKATEEDCKRYASTDKSDTREDDKRLQGFSFEDDAERMEPSALVCSDSHDCPSPIIPDEEIKKMYHSNEELNLEHQGQIEGEDLIKVGKSVRFDDSC